The proteins below come from a single Gordonia sp. X0973 genomic window:
- a CDS encoding GtrA family protein, with protein MSFVNDVINALPAPLHRIALKHRELIKFAIVGGTTFIVDMAIFYPLAYTILASKPTIAKIISGVIATILSYILNREWAFKDRGGRERHHEALLFFVISGIGVLLAAAPLWIANNLFSLRAAPEGLKLAILDFFLAYIIGNFLQMAFRFWALRRFAFPEEMPRGGEGGSTEPTGNLAELTDEELGHA; from the coding sequence GTGTCCTTTGTCAACGACGTGATCAACGCGCTGCCCGCTCCGCTTCACCGGATCGCGCTCAAGCACCGCGAGCTGATCAAATTCGCGATCGTCGGCGGGACCACGTTCATCGTCGACATGGCGATCTTCTACCCGCTGGCCTACACGATCCTGGCTTCCAAACCGACCATCGCCAAGATCATCTCCGGCGTGATCGCCACGATTCTCTCCTACATCCTCAATCGCGAATGGGCGTTCAAGGACCGCGGCGGGCGCGAGCGCCACCACGAGGCCCTGCTGTTCTTCGTGATCAGCGGGATCGGCGTGCTGCTGGCCGCCGCGCCGCTGTGGATCGCGAACAACCTGTTCAGCCTGCGCGCGGCCCCGGAGGGCCTGAAGCTGGCGATCCTCGACTTCTTCCTCGCCTACATCATCGGCAACTTCCTGCAGATGGCATTCCGGTTCTGGGCGTTGCGCCGATTCGCGTTCCCGGAGGAGATGCCGCGCGGCGGCGAGGGCGGGTCGACGGAGCCGACGGGCAATCTCGCCGAACTCACCGATGAGGAACTCGGTCACGCCTGA
- a CDS encoding sulfurtransferase: MGVELDPNPAFADYAHPERLVSTAWLASHLGTPGLKVVESDEDVLLYDIGHIPTAQKIDWHLHLNDPVTRDYIDGEAFAELMRSKGISRDDTVVIYGDKSNWWAAYALWVFTLFGHPDVRLLDGGRDAWFAEDRDSSFDVPDYPRSDYPVVPRDDTKIRAYADQVVAALGHEPLIDVRSPQEYTGERTHMPDYPEEGALRGGHIPTAVSIPWAKAAAPDGRFRSRAELEEIYAGFSPTSPTIAYCRIGERSSHTWFVLTHLLGFDKVRNYDGSWTEWGNRVRVPIIVGDEPGSAPGDRP, from the coding sequence ATGGGCGTTGAACTCGATCCGAATCCGGCGTTTGCCGACTACGCGCACCCGGAACGGCTCGTGAGCACCGCGTGGCTGGCCTCCCACCTCGGCACGCCGGGTCTCAAGGTCGTCGAGTCCGACGAGGACGTCCTGCTCTATGACATCGGCCACATCCCGACGGCCCAGAAGATCGACTGGCACCTGCACCTCAACGATCCGGTCACGCGCGATTACATCGACGGCGAGGCCTTCGCCGAGCTGATGCGGTCCAAGGGCATCAGCCGCGACGACACCGTCGTCATCTACGGCGACAAGAGCAACTGGTGGGCCGCCTACGCCCTGTGGGTGTTCACCCTGTTCGGCCACCCCGACGTCCGCCTGCTCGACGGCGGGCGGGACGCGTGGTTCGCCGAGGACCGCGACTCCTCGTTCGACGTACCGGATTACCCGCGCAGCGACTACCCGGTGGTGCCGCGAGACGACACCAAGATCCGCGCCTACGCCGACCAGGTCGTCGCGGCGCTGGGCCACGAGCCGCTGATCGACGTGCGGTCGCCGCAGGAGTATACCGGCGAGCGCACCCACATGCCCGACTACCCGGAGGAGGGCGCCCTGCGCGGCGGCCACATCCCCACCGCGGTGTCGATCCCGTGGGCCAAGGCCGCCGCCCCGGACGGCCGCTTCCGCTCGCGCGCCGAACTCGAGGAGATCTACGCCGGGTTCAGCCCCACCTCCCCGACCATCGCGTACTGCCGGATCGGTGAGCGCTCCAGCCACACGTGGTTCGTCCTGACCCATCTCCTCGGCTTCGACAAGGTGCGCAACTACGACGGCTCCTGGACCGAGTGGGGCAACCGGGTGCGAGTGCCGATCATCGTCGGCGACGAGCCCGGGAGCGCGCCGGGCGACCGGCCGTGA
- a CDS encoding SufE family protein: MTGLPAPLAEIVDDFAALSDADKTTLLLEFADELPPLPAQLEPESMEPVPECQSPIFLSVDASDRAAVRLYFSAPREAPTTRGFAAILHQGLDGQPAEVIAAVPADFGHELGLDSVVSPLRLRGLAGMLARIKAAIARSG, translated from the coding sequence GTGACCGGACTGCCCGCCCCGCTGGCCGAGATCGTCGACGATTTCGCCGCGCTGTCCGACGCCGACAAGACGACGCTGCTGCTCGAGTTCGCCGACGAGTTGCCGCCGCTGCCCGCCCAGCTGGAACCGGAGTCGATGGAGCCGGTGCCGGAGTGCCAGTCGCCCATCTTCCTGTCCGTGGACGCGTCGGACCGCGCGGCGGTGCGGCTGTACTTCAGCGCGCCGCGCGAGGCCCCGACGACCCGCGGATTCGCCGCGATCCTGCACCAGGGACTCGACGGGCAGCCCGCCGAGGTCATCGCCGCGGTCCCCGCCGACTTCGGCCACGAACTCGGACTCGACTCGGTGGTGTCACCGCTGCGGCTGCGCGGCCTGGCCGGCATGCTGGCCCGGATCAAGGCGGCCATCGCGCGAAGCGGGTAG
- a CDS encoding acyl-CoA carboxylase epsilon subunit, with protein sequence MTGRDGDAEKGTGADATKAPLLRVVKGNPTPAQVAAITAVVVAKAAESGGETAAEPGNEWGRPVDRMRPHWGSPTGFYKQLW encoded by the coding sequence GTGACCGGGCGCGACGGCGACGCCGAGAAGGGCACCGGGGCGGATGCCACCAAGGCCCCCCTGCTCCGCGTCGTGAAGGGCAACCCCACTCCGGCACAGGTGGCCGCGATCACCGCGGTGGTCGTCGCCAAGGCCGCCGAATCGGGTGGCGAGACCGCCGCCGAGCCGGGCAACGAGTGGGGCCGCCCGGTCGACCGCATGCGCCCGCACTGGGGCAGCCCGACCGGCTTCTACAAACAACTCTGGTGA
- a CDS encoding response regulator transcription factor: MTDVLLAEDDTAIAEPLARALAREGYGVVVVDDGVAALEQAVDPRFELLVLDLGLPKMDGLEVCRELRAVRPDLPVLMLTARTDEVDFVVGLDAGADDYVGKPFRLAELMARVRALLRRRPAVAEDVLVGGAIVLDTRARRVLVDGEDVVLANREFDLLQFLMERPGQVVSREELVSEVWGSADLRSSKTLDMHVSWLRRKIGDDRTDRPRHIVTVRGMGFRFDA, translated from the coding sequence ATGACCGACGTCCTGCTGGCCGAGGACGACACGGCGATCGCCGAGCCGCTGGCGCGCGCGTTGGCGCGCGAGGGGTACGGGGTCGTCGTCGTGGACGACGGGGTGGCCGCACTCGAGCAGGCCGTCGACCCCCGTTTCGAGCTGCTGGTCCTGGATCTGGGGCTGCCGAAGATGGACGGCCTGGAGGTGTGTCGCGAGCTGCGGGCGGTGCGCCCCGACCTGCCGGTGCTCATGCTGACCGCGCGCACCGACGAGGTGGACTTCGTCGTCGGCCTCGACGCCGGCGCCGACGACTACGTCGGCAAGCCGTTTCGCCTCGCCGAGCTGATGGCCCGGGTGCGCGCCCTGCTGCGCCGCCGCCCCGCCGTCGCGGAGGACGTCCTCGTCGGTGGCGCCATCGTCCTCGACACCCGGGCGCGCCGCGTCCTGGTCGACGGGGAGGACGTGGTGCTGGCCAACCGCGAGTTCGACCTGCTGCAGTTCCTGATGGAGCGCCCCGGGCAGGTCGTCAGCCGCGAGGAGCTGGTGTCGGAGGTGTGGGGATCGGCCGATCTGCGCTCGTCCAAGACGCTGGACATGCACGTCTCCTGGCTGCGCCGCAAGATCGGCGACGACCGGACCGACCGGCCCCGCCACATCGTCACCGTGCGCGGCATGGGATTCCGCTTCGATGCGTGA
- a CDS encoding PH domain-containing protein, whose protein sequence is MGYPRRHLAPGEAVALHRHPHWRVLVAPLAGFAVVTLVVGILGGIVGGSTLHGWMRTAAFAAVGVLWALALLWCVLRPLTSWASTHFVVTDRRVVYRNGLLRRSGLDIPLSRINTVEFHRGMLDRMLGSGTLVVESASDDPLVFRNVPDVERAHALLYQEVLDERDPADAGLSRELR, encoded by the coding sequence ATGGGATACCCGCGGCGACACCTGGCCCCGGGCGAGGCCGTCGCCTTGCACCGGCACCCGCATTGGCGGGTGCTGGTGGCGCCGCTGGCGGGGTTCGCCGTCGTGACGCTGGTCGTCGGGATCCTCGGCGGCATCGTCGGCGGTTCCACCCTGCACGGGTGGATGCGCACGGCGGCGTTCGCCGCCGTCGGAGTGCTCTGGGCGCTGGCCCTGCTGTGGTGCGTGCTGCGCCCGCTGACGTCCTGGGCATCCACCCACTTCGTCGTCACCGACCGTCGGGTCGTCTACCGCAACGGTCTCCTGCGCCGCTCGGGGCTGGACATCCCGCTGTCGCGGATCAACACCGTCGAGTTCCATCGCGGCATGCTGGACCGGATGCTGGGCAGCGGGACGCTGGTCGTCGAATCGGCCTCCGACGACCCGCTGGTCTTCCGCAACGTCCCCGACGTCGAGCGGGCGCATGCGCTGCTGTACCAGGAGGTCCTCGACGAGCGGGACCCCGCCGATGCCGGGCTGTCGAGGGAGCTGCGATGA
- a CDS encoding condensation protein: MDFLQILDLPIEPGGLVEWTPVLDGRKGLRLDPRPTSFNHEQHLSDALAYQAQTGHTGGRESWLGLSIEFDEPLSIPAIRAALTAWIDRHEVLRTHVVEADDSDAGAAPEVGAQRFRRFSAEPGAVSVKMSRVGWYHDPTLLLDQIAGWFDRSTAPVRWPAYCFATVGREDSFTLLFAGDHSLLDGYSLIAAVPELRALYRQAVVAAGRPARGHAPPLLPAESIGSYVDFSAAERAAAEQSRATDPAVDTWAEFLADGMPRYPTVAGSAAASPTASAAAGHPTARENDRRAEQPRGFAVGGYAEGSEAAADATPQISYYALLADDDTANEFTAVCSGAGATLFAGVMASLAYAAHRRTGVRRFRAILPRHTRHEPRWLAAVGWFVTLSPFDLEVSGAESFTELAVRASAELRRGRAAATQPLLRVAQLLGTSGAPQFVVSFLDTRSAPGAPHDDSGGARVLRSHRYADDEVYLWINRTPSGLRLSARYPRRLDEDVHTYVADVTALIAQVAETSSWHARGLV; the protein is encoded by the coding sequence ATGGACTTCCTCCAGATCCTCGACCTGCCCATCGAGCCGGGCGGACTGGTCGAGTGGACCCCGGTGCTCGACGGTCGAAAAGGGTTGCGCCTGGACCCGCGACCCACGTCGTTCAATCATGAGCAGCACCTCTCCGACGCCCTGGCCTACCAGGCGCAGACGGGCCACACCGGTGGCCGCGAATCCTGGTTGGGCCTGTCGATCGAGTTCGACGAGCCGTTGTCGATCCCGGCGATCCGCGCGGCGCTGACCGCCTGGATCGACCGGCACGAGGTGCTGCGCACGCATGTCGTGGAGGCCGACGACTCCGACGCCGGCGCCGCACCCGAAGTCGGCGCGCAGCGGTTCCGCCGGTTCTCGGCCGAGCCCGGGGCCGTGTCGGTCAAGATGAGCCGCGTCGGCTGGTACCACGACCCGACGCTGCTGCTCGACCAGATCGCCGGCTGGTTCGACCGCAGCACCGCGCCGGTGCGCTGGCCCGCCTACTGCTTCGCGACCGTCGGCCGCGAGGACTCCTTCACCCTGTTGTTCGCCGGCGACCACTCCCTGCTCGACGGCTACTCCCTCATCGCCGCGGTGCCGGAACTGCGCGCCCTGTACCGTCAAGCCGTCGTCGCGGCCGGCCGACCGGCACGCGGTCATGCGCCGCCGCTGCTCCCCGCCGAGAGCATCGGCAGCTACGTCGATTTCAGCGCCGCCGAGCGCGCCGCCGCCGAACAGTCCCGCGCCACCGACCCCGCCGTGGACACCTGGGCGGAGTTCCTCGCCGACGGGATGCCCCGCTACCCGACCGTGGCCGGATCGGCCGCGGCCAGCCCAACCGCGTCCGCCGCCGCCGGCCACCCCACCGCCCGGGAGAACGACCGGCGTGCCGAGCAGCCGCGCGGATTCGCCGTCGGCGGCTACGCGGAGGGGTCCGAGGCGGCCGCCGACGCGACACCCCAGATCTCCTATTACGCGCTGCTCGCCGACGACGACACCGCCAACGAGTTCACCGCCGTCTGCTCCGGCGCGGGGGCCACGCTGTTCGCCGGCGTCATGGCCTCCTTGGCGTATGCGGCCCACCGACGGACGGGGGTGCGGCGATTCCGCGCCATCCTGCCCCGCCACACCCGCCACGAACCGCGGTGGCTGGCCGCGGTCGGCTGGTTCGTCACGCTGTCCCCCTTCGATCTCGAGGTGTCCGGGGCGGAGTCGTTCACCGAACTCGCCGTCCGCGCCTCCGCCGAACTGCGGCGCGGGCGGGCCGCCGCCACCCAGCCCCTGCTGCGCGTCGCACAGCTCCTCGGTACCAGCGGCGCGCCGCAATTCGTCGTGTCCTTCCTCGACACGCGGTCCGCGCCGGGCGCACCGCATGACGACTCCGGCGGCGCGCGGGTCTTGCGCAGCCATCGCTACGCCGACGACGAGGTGTACCTCTGGATCAACCGCACCCCCTCCGGATTGCGGTTGTCGGCGCGGTATCCGCGTCGACTCGACGAGGACGTCCACACCTACGTCGCCGACGTCACCGCGCTCATCGCCCAGGTCGCCGAGACCAGTTCGTGGCACGCCCGGGGTCTAGTGTGA
- a CDS encoding DUF6069 family protein, which translates to MTYQDPRDQFPGTHAYTRPVTPAYETQAEQRYDHAPVPGSDQPHRQPLVTAPRVNPVLFVGGVLMTGVVVALAVGLVAWVITTLTDRTGIGIALGSDAVTTYAIIGFVTALVAAALWYVLQLITPAPGSFFAWIAGLLVIAAVLIPLLVSTNLATGIATAALHLVIGLPILALVPMVGSQSQRR; encoded by the coding sequence ATGACCTACCAGGACCCGCGCGATCAGTTCCCCGGCACCCATGCCTACACGCGGCCCGTCACCCCGGCATACGAGACGCAGGCCGAACAGCGGTACGACCATGCCCCGGTCCCCGGCTCCGATCAGCCGCACCGCCAGCCGCTGGTGACCGCACCGCGCGTCAACCCGGTCCTGTTCGTGGGCGGGGTACTCATGACCGGCGTCGTCGTGGCGCTGGCCGTCGGTCTGGTGGCCTGGGTCATCACGACCCTGACCGATCGCACCGGAATCGGGATCGCGCTCGGGTCCGACGCGGTGACCACCTACGCGATCATCGGTTTCGTGACGGCCCTCGTCGCGGCCGCGCTGTGGTACGTCCTGCAACTCATCACCCCGGCGCCGGGCAGCTTCTTCGCCTGGATCGCCGGGCTGCTGGTCATCGCCGCCGTGCTGATCCCGCTGTTGGTGAGCACCAATCTGGCGACCGGGATCGCGACGGCCGCGCTGCACCTGGTGATCGGCCTGCCGATCCTGGCCCTCGTCCCGATGGTCGGCTCGCAGTCGCAGCGCCGCTGA
- a CDS encoding nucleoside triphosphate pyrophosphatase gives MTSTDFVLGSASPARLRVLQQAGIDPRVLVADVDEDGLVAELAASPPADIVTRLAVAKADALVPRVGDGDDVVLVTCDSMLHIGGELVGKPHTPEVARQRWTRMSGQSAMLLTGHCVTRIRRGEPIARATDSAATEIRFATVDAAAVDAYVATGEPLAVAGAFTLDGLGGWFVDGIDGDPSSVIGISLPLTRRLLARVDVDVTTLWSAQAR, from the coding sequence GTGACCAGCACCGACTTCGTCCTCGGGTCGGCGTCACCCGCGCGCCTGCGCGTCCTGCAACAGGCCGGTATTGACCCACGGGTCCTGGTCGCCGACGTCGACGAGGACGGCCTCGTCGCCGAGCTGGCCGCCTCCCCGCCCGCGGACATCGTGACGCGGCTGGCGGTCGCCAAGGCCGACGCACTGGTGCCCCGCGTCGGCGACGGCGACGACGTCGTCCTGGTGACCTGCGATTCGATGCTGCACATCGGCGGCGAACTGGTCGGCAAACCCCACACCCCGGAGGTGGCGCGGCAGCGCTGGACCCGGATGTCCGGGCAGTCCGCGATGCTCCTCACCGGTCACTGCGTCACGCGCATCCGCCGCGGCGAACCGATCGCGCGGGCCACCGACAGCGCCGCCACCGAGATCCGGTTCGCCACCGTCGACGCGGCGGCCGTCGACGCCTACGTCGCGACCGGCGAACCGCTCGCCGTCGCGGGGGCGTTCACCCTCGACGGTCTCGGCGGATGGTTCGTCGACGGCATCGACGGCGACCCCTCGTCGGTCATCGGTATCAGCCTGCCGCTGACGCGCCGCCTCCTGGCACGAGTCGACGTGGATGTCACCACGCTGTGGTCCGCGCAGGCGCGGTAG
- a CDS encoding sensor histidine kinase KdpD has translation MRRRIRSSMIGMVLIVGLLLGAPLSVIAWWWVADNAHQDLDSRLKHIAGELIQMEGPGGEIDVDVLTNARLGVLIPEEGQLRVTHHVAGSTTSTDDRTGPKELVTTTLGRRIDGNAFTDSIALGDAGTVELAIPTRQVRRDQWAAVAIVGVVVLASVGAGVVVATVTARRLADPLTRVADRASAMAMGDFRSEWPAYGIEELDEVSRALGAANTEIAMRLDREGGIVGEVSHQLRSRLTAIQLRLDELALHPDSNVVAEAEAAASQVDRLTRELDEMVVASRINEDAPAAAVGVDGMIATLIADFEPAFTAVHRSVVAVVRSGPAVAWTAQPSRLREALAVLLDNALHHGRGTCTVSVDALQSAGMLRVQVTDEGIGVPDDLVDKIFRRGFTGGVSTGTGVGLSLARALVEADGGRLELTTRRPPVFTIVVPAAAPAEPVRRDRVPHR, from the coding sequence ATGCGCAGGCGGATTCGCTCCTCGATGATCGGCATGGTCCTCATCGTCGGACTGCTCCTCGGCGCGCCGCTGTCGGTCATCGCCTGGTGGTGGGTCGCCGACAACGCGCATCAGGATCTCGACAGCCGGCTCAAGCACATCGCCGGCGAGCTGATCCAGATGGAGGGCCCCGGCGGCGAGATCGACGTCGACGTCCTCACCAACGCGCGGCTGGGCGTACTCATCCCCGAGGAGGGGCAGCTGCGCGTGACCCACCACGTCGCCGGTTCCACGACCTCGACCGATGATCGGACCGGCCCGAAGGAACTGGTGACGACGACGCTGGGCCGCCGGATCGACGGCAACGCGTTCACCGACTCGATCGCCCTCGGTGACGCGGGCACCGTCGAGTTGGCCATCCCGACGAGGCAGGTCCGCCGGGACCAATGGGCGGCGGTCGCGATCGTGGGCGTCGTCGTCCTGGCCTCGGTGGGCGCGGGGGTGGTGGTCGCCACCGTGACCGCGCGTCGCCTGGCCGATCCGTTGACGCGGGTCGCCGACCGCGCGTCGGCGATGGCCATGGGCGATTTCCGTTCCGAGTGGCCCGCGTACGGGATCGAGGAGCTCGACGAGGTGTCGCGGGCGCTCGGCGCCGCGAACACCGAGATCGCCATGCGCCTCGACCGCGAGGGCGGGATCGTCGGGGAGGTCTCGCATCAGCTCCGCAGTCGGCTCACCGCGATTCAGCTGCGCCTCGACGAGCTGGCGCTGCATCCCGACAGCAACGTCGTGGCCGAGGCGGAGGCCGCCGCGAGCCAGGTGGATCGACTCACCCGGGAACTCGACGAGATGGTCGTCGCCTCCCGTATCAACGAGGACGCGCCGGCCGCCGCCGTCGGCGTCGACGGGATGATCGCCACGCTGATCGCCGACTTCGAGCCGGCCTTCACCGCGGTACACAGGTCCGTGGTCGCCGTGGTGCGCTCCGGACCCGCCGTGGCGTGGACGGCGCAGCCGAGTCGGCTGCGCGAGGCGTTGGCGGTGCTGCTGGACAACGCGCTGCACCACGGGCGCGGGACGTGCACGGTATCGGTCGACGCCCTGCAGTCGGCGGGCATGTTGCGCGTCCAGGTCACCGACGAGGGGATCGGCGTGCCCGACGACCTCGTCGACAAGATCTTCCGCCGCGGGTTCACCGGGGGCGTGTCCACCGGCACCGGTGTCGGGCTGTCATTGGCCCGCGCCCTGGTGGAGGCCGACGGCGGCCGGCTGGAACTCACGACGCGGCGCCCGCCGGTGTTCACCATCGTGGTTCCCGCCGCGGCGCCCGCCGAACCCGTCAGGCGTGACCGAGTTCCTCATCGGTGA
- a CDS encoding biotin--[acetyl-CoA-carboxylase] ligase codes for MTLEAHLAGTRWSRIDVVEATGSTNADLVAAGAREDIDGRVLVARNQTAGRGRHDRQWTTGPSGALTFSVGVRVGEATSAMGWLSLLAGVAVADALARSIMFDAAPGVKWPNDVLIGNRKVAGVLSEFAVGAAGGQAVIGIGVNTSMTADQLPVPTATSVFVETARAIDDDELLVGILRELDVELAMWPDRLDELAQEYRHKCLTLGQRVKLALPGDRELIGTAVDVDTAGRLLVAADGGAQTAVAAGDVTHLRPLP; via the coding sequence ATGACACTCGAGGCCCACCTAGCCGGGACCCGCTGGAGCCGGATCGACGTCGTGGAGGCGACCGGATCGACGAATGCCGACCTCGTCGCCGCCGGTGCGCGCGAGGACATCGACGGCCGGGTACTGGTGGCCCGGAACCAGACCGCGGGCCGCGGGCGCCACGACCGGCAGTGGACCACCGGCCCCTCCGGCGCGCTGACCTTCTCGGTGGGCGTGCGCGTCGGCGAGGCGACCAGCGCGATGGGGTGGTTGTCCCTGCTGGCCGGGGTCGCGGTGGCGGACGCGCTGGCGCGCTCCATCATGTTCGACGCCGCGCCGGGGGTGAAGTGGCCCAACGACGTGCTGATCGGGAATCGGAAGGTGGCCGGGGTGCTCTCCGAGTTCGCCGTGGGTGCGGCGGGCGGGCAGGCCGTCATCGGGATCGGCGTCAACACGTCGATGACGGCCGACCAGCTGCCGGTGCCGACCGCGACGTCGGTGTTCGTCGAGACGGCCCGCGCGATCGACGACGACGAGCTGCTCGTGGGGATTCTGCGCGAACTCGACGTCGAACTCGCCATGTGGCCGGACCGACTCGACGAGCTGGCACAGGAATACCGGCACAAATGCCTCACCCTCGGGCAGCGCGTGAAATTGGCCCTGCCCGGCGATCGGGAGTTGATCGGTACCGCGGTCGACGTGGATACCGCGGGTCGGCTGCTGGTCGCCGCGGACGGCGGTGCACAGACGGCGGTCGCCGCCGGCGACGTCACCCATCTGCGGCCGCTGCCGTAG
- a CDS encoding acyl-CoA carboxylase subunit beta, translated as MTSASKDSSELDIHTTAGKLADLRNRLDEAKHPVGEAAIEKVHAKNKLTARERITHLLDEGSFVEIDALARHRSTNFGLGENRPLGDGVVTGYGTIDGREVCVFSQDFTVFGGSLGEVYGEKICKVMDLALKTGRPLIGINDGAGARIQEGVVSLALYAEIFHRNVRSSGVIPQISVIMGAAAGGHVYSPALTDFVVMVDKTSQMFVTGPDVIKTVTGEDVTMEDLGGAHTHMVRSGVAHYVAPDEEDALEYVKELLSYLPSNNRAEPPRLPVDVASGSIEENLTPEDLELDTLIPDSANQPYDMHEVIRRILDDDEFLEVQAERAMNVVIGFGRVDGMSVGIVANQPTQFAGCLDIDASEKAARFVRTCDAFNVPIITLVDVPGFLPGTDQEYNGIIRRGAKLLYAYGEATVGKITVITRKAYGGAYDVMGSKHMGADVNLAWPTAQIAVMGASGAVGFVYRKEIKAAQENGDDVDALMLKLQEEYEDTLVNPYVAAERGYVDAVIPPSHTRGQIASALRLLQRKMVVTPPRKHGNIPL; from the coding sequence ATGACCTCCGCATCGAAGGACTCGTCGGAACTCGACATCCACACCACGGCCGGCAAGCTCGCCGATCTGCGAAATCGACTCGACGAGGCCAAGCACCCGGTCGGCGAGGCGGCGATCGAGAAGGTCCACGCCAAGAACAAGCTGACCGCCCGCGAGCGCATCACCCATCTGCTCGACGAGGGATCCTTCGTCGAGATCGACGCCTTGGCGCGGCACCGCTCCACGAACTTCGGGCTCGGCGAGAACCGGCCGCTCGGCGACGGAGTCGTGACCGGGTACGGCACCATCGACGGCCGCGAGGTCTGCGTCTTCTCGCAGGACTTCACCGTCTTCGGCGGCAGCCTCGGCGAGGTGTACGGGGAGAAGATCTGCAAGGTCATGGACCTGGCCCTCAAGACGGGCCGCCCGCTGATCGGCATCAACGACGGCGCCGGCGCCCGCATCCAGGAGGGCGTCGTCTCACTCGCCCTCTACGCGGAGATCTTCCACCGCAACGTCCGCAGTTCCGGCGTCATCCCGCAGATCTCGGTCATCATGGGCGCCGCGGCCGGCGGGCACGTCTACTCCCCCGCGCTCACCGACTTCGTCGTCATGGTCGACAAGACCAGCCAGATGTTCGTCACCGGCCCCGACGTCATCAAGACCGTCACCGGCGAGGACGTCACGATGGAGGACCTCGGCGGCGCCCACACGCATATGGTCCGCTCCGGCGTCGCGCACTACGTGGCCCCCGACGAGGAGGACGCGCTCGAGTACGTCAAGGAACTGCTGTCCTACCTGCCGAGCAACAACCGCGCCGAGCCGCCGCGGCTGCCCGTCGACGTGGCCAGCGGGTCCATCGAGGAGAACCTCACCCCCGAGGACCTCGAACTGGACACCCTGATCCCCGACTCTGCCAACCAGCCCTACGACATGCACGAGGTCATCCGCCGCATCCTCGACGACGACGAATTCCTCGAGGTCCAGGCCGAGCGGGCGATGAACGTCGTCATCGGCTTCGGCCGCGTCGACGGGATGAGCGTCGGCATCGTCGCCAACCAGCCGACCCAGTTCGCCGGCTGCCTCGACATCGACGCGTCGGAGAAGGCCGCCCGGTTCGTGCGCACCTGCGACGCCTTCAACGTGCCGATCATCACCCTCGTCGACGTCCCCGGCTTCCTGCCCGGCACCGACCAGGAATACAACGGCATCATCCGCCGCGGCGCGAAGCTGCTCTACGCCTACGGCGAGGCGACGGTCGGCAAAATCACCGTCATCACGCGCAAGGCCTACGGCGGCGCCTACGACGTCATGGGCTCCAAGCACATGGGTGCCGACGTGAACCTGGCGTGGCCCACCGCGCAGATCGCCGTGATGGGCGCCTCCGGGGCCGTCGGCTTCGTCTACCGCAAGGAGATCAAGGCGGCGCAGGAGAACGGCGACGACGTCGACGCCCTGATGCTGAAGCTGCAGGAGGAGTACGAGGACACCCTCGTCAACCCGTACGTCGCCGCCGAGCGCGGCTACGTCGACGCGGTCATCCCGCCGAGCCACACCCGCGGTCAGATCGCCTCCGCGCTGCGACTGCTGCAGCGCAAGATGGTCGTCACCCCGCCCCGCAAGCACGGGAACATCCCGCTGTGA